The nucleotide sequence CGTGGCGGCGGTGGGGCAGATCAACCTCATGTGGTCCTACCGGGAGGTCTTCGGGGACCTCGGGCTCACGGTGGGGCAGGTGCTCCTGACCCGCGACGACCTGGAGAACCGGCGGCGCTACCAGAACGCCAAGGGCGCGCTGCTCACCCTGTTTCGCATGGGGGTGGTGCCGGTCATCAACGAGAACGACACGGTGATGGTCGAGGAGATCAAGTTCGGGGACAACGACAACCTCTCTTCCCTCGTAACGAACCTCGTCGAGGCGGAGTGCCTGGTCATCCTGTCCGACATCGCGGGCCTCTACGATCGGGACCCCAAGGTGCACCCGGACGCCCGGCTGGTGGAGCGGGTGGAGGCGGTGGACGAGACGGTGGAGGCCTTCGTGGGGAGCTCGAAGAGCCGGGTGGGCACGGGGGGCATGGGCACCAAGCTCCTGGCTGCCAAGCGGGCCACCCACGGGGGCGCCGCCGCGGTGATCGCCTCGGGCAAGACCCCCCACGCCCTGGCGCGCATCATGGGGGGCGAGCCGCTGGGCACCTACTTCCCGCCCATGGCCGACCGGCTGCGGCGGCGCAAGCACTGGATCGCGTACACGGTGAAGCCCCTGGGGCGGCTGCTCCTGGACCCGGGCGCGACCTCGGCGATCGCCTCCCAGGGCAAGAGCCTTCTGCCCAGCGGCATCCGGGGGGTCGAGGGGGAGTTCGACCGGGGGGACGCGGTGGCCCTGGTGGACCCGGCGGGGGCCGAGGTGGCCCGGGGCCTCACCAACTACGCCGCCGACGAAATCCGCCGGATCGCCGGGTTGGCAACCCGGGAGATCGCTGCTAGACTCGGCTACAAGTTTACCGACGAGGTGGTCCACCGGGACGACCTCGTCGTGTTGTTGCCGGCGCAGGCCCCCGAGCGGTCTGCGCCGCGCTGCAACGGCGCCCCGGAGGGGCCGGAGGCATGACCCGCCGCGGGAGAGGATGAGCGCATGAGCCTGCGAGACGATCTGGTGGAGATGGGGCGCCGGGCCCGCCGGGCGAGCCGGGCGCTGGCGCGGCTCCCGGGCTCGGTGAAGGACCGGGCGCTCCTGGCCATGGCCGACGGCCTCGAGGAGGCCCGGGAAGAGCTCCAGGAGGCCAACCGCGTCGACCTCGCGGCCGCCCGGGCGGCCGGGCTCGCCCCCGCCCTGGTGGACCGCCTGACCCTGTCCGAGAAGGTCCTGGACGGCATGGCCCAGGGCCTGCGGGAGGTCGCCGCCCAGCCCGACCCGGTGGGGGAGGTGGTCCGCATGTGGAAGCGGCCCAACGGCCTCCTGGTGGGCAAGAAGCGCATTCCCCTAGGGGTGATCGGCATCGTGTACGAGGCGCGGCCCAACGTGACCGCCGACGCGGCGGCCCTGTGCCTCAAGGCGGGCAACGCCGTGATCCTGCGGGGAGGGAGCGAGGCGCTCCACTCCAACCGCGCCGTCGCCCGGGTGCTCGAGGGGGCCGCCGCCGCGGCGGGGGTCCCCGAGGGCGCGATCCAGGTGGTGGGGGTGGCGGACCGGGACGCGGTGCTCGAGCTCCTCCAGCTCGAAGACTACGTGGACCTCATCATTCCCCGGGGTGGGGAGGGGCTCATCCGGTTCGTCACGGCAAACAGCCGCATCCCGGTCATCAAGCACTACAAGGGGGTGTGCCACGTCTTCGTGGACGCCTCGGCCGACCTCGAGATGGCCCAGGCCATCGTCCTCAACGCCAAGACCCAGCGCCCCGGGGTGTGCAACGCCCTGGAGACCCTCCTGGTGCACCGGGAGGCGGCGAGCGCCTTCCTGCCCCGGGTCGGGGCGGCGCTCGCGTCCGCCGGGGTGGAGGTGCGGGGGTGCCCCGAGACGTGCCGCCTCATCCCCGGCGCCGTGCCCGTCCGGAAGGAGGACTGGGGCACGGAGTTCCTGGACCTCATCCTGGCCGTGCGGGTCGTGGGCTCCCTGGAGGAGGCGGTGGACCACATCGAGACCTACGGGAGCCTCCACACCGAGGCCATCGTCACCCGGGACTACGGCAACGCCCAGCGCTTCCTCGACGAGGTGAACTCCTCGGTGGTGGCGGTCAACGCCTCCACCCGCTTCAGCGACGGGCAGCAGCTCGGGCTGGGGGCGGAGATCGGCATCTCGACGACCAAGATCCACAGCTTCGGCCCCATGGGGGCCGAGGACCTCACCACGACCAAGTTCATCGTGTACGGCCAGGGCCAGGTGCGGGACTAGGCGCCTTGGAGCTCGGGATCTTCGGCGGCACGTTCCATCCGGTCCACCTGGGGCATCTGCGGGCCGCGGAGGAGGTGCGCGAAGCCCTGGGCCTCGCGCGGGTGCTCTTCGTCCCGGCCAAGCTCCCCCCCCACAAGGACGCCCGCGCCGTGGCCCCCCCGGAGGTGCGCCTGGACCTCTTGCGCCGGGCGGTGGAGGGAAACCCTGCGTTCGGGATCTCGGACCTGGAGCTCGGCCGGCCGGGGCCGAGCTACTCGGTGGATACCCTGCGGGAGCTCCGGGCGGGCCTCGCCCCCGGGGACCGCCTGTGGTTCCTGGTGGGCTCCGACGCCTTCCGGGAGATCCACACCTGGTACCGCTACCCCGAGATCTTCGCCCTGGCGGACCTGGCGGTGATGAGCCGGCCGCCCGACGCCGCACCGCCTGCGCCCCCCGCTGCCCTGGAGGGAGAGCTCACCCCCACCCCCGGGGGGCTGCGCCACCGGTCCGGCCGGGAGGTGCGCTTCGTCCCCGTCACCCTGCTCGACGTCTCCGCCACTGCCATCCGCCGCGCCCTCGTCCAGGGCCGTTCCGTGCGCTACCTGGTGCCCGAGGCCGTCCGGGGCGAGCTCGAGCGGCTCGGGCGCGAACACCCCCACTGGTTTTCCGGGAGCCTCACATGAGCCCGAAGCCCGCCCCGCACCGAACCCTTCGGCCCCGGCCCGCTCCCCGGGTTCGGCCACCGGCGCAGCCGGTCTCCGCCCCTGGGCCCGGTCGGGATGCCGAGCCCGATCCGATCCGGGAGGCCGTGCTCGCCTGCGCCCTGGCCGCCTCGGACAACAAGGCCGCGGACCTCCTGCTCCTGGACGTGCGCCGGCTCACGACCATCGCCGACTACTTCCTGCTGGCCAGCGGCTCCTCGGACCGCCGGGTCCAATCCATCGCCCAGGCCGTCCTCGACGCCATGCGGGAGCGGGGGCGCCGGCCCCTGGGGACCGAGGGGCTGCGGGAGGGGCGCTGGGTGCTGCTGGACTTCGGGGATTTCGTCGTCCACGTCTTCTACGAGGACGTGCGGGCCGCCTTCGATTTGGAGGGCCTGTGGTTCGACGCCGAGCGGGTGGAGCTGCCCTCCGAGATCCTGGAGCCCCCCCGCCCGGTCCTGCCCGAGACCCGGACTCCCGGGGGAGGGCGGCGGTGACGGCCCCGGCGCGGGTCGCGGTGGTGGGGGGAGGCGCCTGGGGCACGGCCCTGGCGGACCTCCTGGCCCGGGGCGGCCATGGGGTGGCCCTGTGGGTGTTCGAGGAGGACCTGGCGGCCGAGATGGCCGAGACCCGGCAAAACCGGGTCTACCTGCCCGGCCACCGGCTGGCGGCAGACGTGCGCCCCACCGCCGACCTGGCCGCGGCGGTCTCGGGCGCCCACGTGGTGGTGAGCGTGAGCCCTTCCCAGGTGGTGCGCGGCGTCATGGGGCGGGCGGCGCCCCACTTGGCCCCGGACTCCCTCGTCGTGAGCGCCTCCAAGGGGATCGAGCGCGGGTCACTCCAGCTCATGAACCAGGTGTTGGAAGAGGTGCTGCCGCAGCGTTGCGCCCGGCGGCTCGCGGTGCTCTCGGGCCCCTCCTTCGCGGCCGAGGTGGCCCGGGGCGTGCCCACGGCGGTGAGCCTCGCGTGCGCCGATCCCGAGGCGGCGCGCCGGCTCCAGGCCCTCTTCTCGGGGCCGGCGTTTCGCGTCTACACCCACGACGACGTGGTGGGGGTGGAACTCGGGGGGGCGCTGAAGAACGTGATCGCCCTGGCCGCGGGCATCTCCGACGGCTTGGGTTTCGGCCACAACAGCCGGGCAGCCCTCATCACCCGGGGCCTCGCAGAAATCAGCCGACTCGGGACCGCCCTGGGGGCGAAGCCCCTGACCTTCCTGGGGCTCGCGGGCATGGGGGATCTGGTGCTGACCTGCACCGGCGACCTCTCCCGCAACCGCACCGTGGGACTGCGGCTCGGGCGGGGGGAGAAGCTCAAGGAGATCCTGGCTTCCATGACCGCCGTGGCCGAGGGCGTGCAGACCTGCGACGCGGCGGTGGGGCTGGCGGACCGGGTGGGGGCCGAGGTCCCCATCGCCCGGGAGGTGTGGCGGGTGCTCCACGAGGAGAAGGACCCCCGGCGCGCGGTGGAGGACCTCATGGCGCGCCCTTCCCGGCGGGAGTTCTGGGATCTGGAGACGCCCCCGGGCGCTCCCGAGTCCCCGGGCCTCGGCACCTGAGCCCCTGCGCTCATGCTTCGCAGCGGCGTCTTCGTGACCCTGGAGGGGGGCGAGGGGACCGGCAAGACCACCCAGCTCGCCCTCCTGGCCCGGCGGGTGGAGGTGGCGGGGTGGTCCGCCCTGACGACCCGAGAGCCGGGGGGCACGACCCTGGGGGCGCGGGTGCGCGAGCTCCTGGTCCGGGTGAGCGACGACCCCCCCGGGGCCCTGGCGGAGCTCTTCCTCTACGCCGCCGACCGGGCCCACCACGTGGAGACCGTGATTCGCCCCGCCCTGGAGGCAGGGCGCGCGGTGCTCTGCGACCGGTATGCCGACGCCACCGAGGCGTACCAGGGGTACGGCCGGGGACTTCCCCTGGAGGTCGTGCGGGAAGTCAACCGCCTGGCCACCGGGGGGCTGTGGCCCCGGCGGGCCGTGGTGCTGGAGCTTCCCCCCGCCGAGGGGGTGCGGCGCTCCCTGGAGCGCCAGCGCCGCAGCCACGGCCCCCGGGAGGAGCGCTTCGAGGCCGAGCTCCTGGCCTTTCACGAGCGGGTGCGCGCGGGCTACCGAGCCCTTGCCGAAGCCTTCCCGGACCGGGTGCGCCTCGTCGACGCCTCCGGCCCCCCCGAGGCCGTAGCGGAGCGGGTGTGGGCGGAGGTGGCGGAGGTGTTTGCGGTGACGGGGGACGGGGGCGTGAAGCGTGAGACGTGAAGCGTGAGACGGGTAACGGATCGGACCGATCGGTCGGATCCGACCGATCGGTCCGAAGCGCCAACCCCAACAGCCAAGAGCCAAGAGCCACCCCATGCCCGATCTCTCCTTTGCTTCCATCCTCGGCCACGAGCGGCCCCTGAAGGTGCTGCGGCGGGCCCTGGCCACGGGCCGGGTGCCCCACGCGTACCTCTTCTGGGGGCCCGACGGGGTGGGGAAGGAGACGGTGGCAGCGGCGTGGGCGCAGGTGCTCCTGTGCGCCGACCCGGAGGCGGTGGGTCGGGCCGAGGCATGCGGTCGGTGCGGCCCCTGCCGGAAGGCGGCCGCCGGGTCCCACGCCGACCTGCACCGGGTGGTTCCCGGGGGAACGTCGATCCCCATCGCCGAGGTACGGGCGCTCCAGGAAGCCCTGGCCTACCGGTCCTTTGAAAGGGGGCGCAAGGTTGCTATAATCCGCGACGCGTTCCGGATGACCCGGGAGGCCTCCAACGCCCTCCTGAAGACCCTGGAGGAGCCTCCCCCCGGGACCCACATCGTCCTCCTGGCGCACCACCGCAACCAACTCCTGCCCACGCTGGTCTCCCGCTGTCAGTCCTTGCGGTTCGACCCGATCCCCGAGGAGGACGTGCGGCGCTTGCTGGAAGCGGGGGGGACGGCCGCGCAGGCGGCTCAGGCCATGGCCCGGAGCGCCGGCGGCTGCCCCGGGGCGGTGTGGGGGCGGGAGCCCGAGGCCTTCGAGGCGGTGGAGGAAGAAGCCCGGGAGGTCTGGACGGATTGGGAACGCGCTCCGGCCTCGGAGCGGTTCGCCCGGGCAGCTCGCTGGGCCGCCGACCGGGGGGAGCTGGGGCGCCGCCTCGACGCCCTGGAAGACCTGCTGGCCGCGCGGCTTCGGGAGGGGGCGCGGGCGGGACGGGTGGACGGGTCCGCGGCTGCGGCCCTGGACGGCCTGGCCCGGGTGCGGCACCTCGTCGACCGCA is from Thermodesulfobacteriota bacterium and encodes:
- the rsfS gene encoding ribosome silencing factor; this encodes MSPKPAPHRTLRPRPAPRVRPPAQPVSAPGPGRDAEPDPIREAVLACALAASDNKAADLLLLDVRRLTTIADYFLLASGSSDRRVQSIAQAVLDAMRERGRRPLGTEGLREGRWVLLDFGDFVVHVFYEDVRAAFDLEGLWFDAERVELPSEILEPPRPVLPETRTPGGGRR
- the nadD gene encoding nicotinate-nucleotide adenylyltransferase, translating into MELGIFGGTFHPVHLGHLRAAEEVREALGLARVLFVPAKLPPHKDARAVAPPEVRLDLLRRAVEGNPAFGISDLELGRPGPSYSVDTLRELRAGLAPGDRLWFLVGSDAFREIHTWYRYPEIFALADLAVMSRPPDAAPPAPPAALEGELTPTPGGLRHRSGREVRFVPVTLLDVSATAIRRALVQGRSVRYLVPEAVRGELERLGREHPHWFSGSLT
- the tmk gene encoding dTMP kinase → MLRSGVFVTLEGGEGTGKTTQLALLARRVEVAGWSALTTREPGGTTLGARVRELLVRVSDDPPGALAELFLYAADRAHHVETVIRPALEAGRAVLCDRYADATEAYQGYGRGLPLEVVREVNRLATGGLWPRRAVVLELPPAEGVRRSLERQRRSHGPREERFEAELLAFHERVRAGYRALAEAFPDRVRLVDASGPPEAVAERVWAEVAEVFAVTGDGGVKRET
- a CDS encoding NAD(P)H-dependent glycerol-3-phosphate dehydrogenase, which encodes MTAPARVAVVGGGAWGTALADLLARGGHGVALWVFEEDLAAEMAETRQNRVYLPGHRLAADVRPTADLAAAVSGAHVVVSVSPSQVVRGVMGRAAPHLAPDSLVVSASKGIERGSLQLMNQVLEEVLPQRCARRLAVLSGPSFAAEVARGVPTAVSLACADPEAARRLQALFSGPAFRVYTHDDVVGVELGGALKNVIALAAGISDGLGFGHNSRAALITRGLAEISRLGTALGAKPLTFLGLAGMGDLVLTCTGDLSRNRTVGLRLGRGEKLKEILASMTAVAEGVQTCDAAVGLADRVGAEVPIAREVWRVLHEEKDPRRAVEDLMARPSRREFWDLETPPGAPESPGLGT
- the holB gene encoding DNA polymerase III subunit delta', whose translation is MPDLSFASILGHERPLKVLRRALATGRVPHAYLFWGPDGVGKETVAAAWAQVLLCADPEAVGRAEACGRCGPCRKAAAGSHADLHRVVPGGTSIPIAEVRALQEALAYRSFERGRKVAIIRDAFRMTREASNALLKTLEEPPPGTHIVLLAHHRNQLLPTLVSRCQSLRFDPIPEEDVRRLLEAGGTAAQAAQAMARSAGGCPGAVWGREPEAFEAVEEEAREVWTDWERAPASERFARAARWAADRGELGRRLDALEDLLAARLREGARAGRVDGSAAAALDGLARVRHLVDRNVNVELALDAYFLGALDAPWEEAL
- a CDS encoding glutamate-5-semialdehyde dehydrogenase codes for the protein MSLRDDLVEMGRRARRASRALARLPGSVKDRALLAMADGLEEAREELQEANRVDLAAARAAGLAPALVDRLTLSEKVLDGMAQGLREVAAQPDPVGEVVRMWKRPNGLLVGKKRIPLGVIGIVYEARPNVTADAAALCLKAGNAVILRGGSEALHSNRAVARVLEGAAAAAGVPEGAIQVVGVADRDAVLELLQLEDYVDLIIPRGGEGLIRFVTANSRIPVIKHYKGVCHVFVDASADLEMAQAIVLNAKTQRPGVCNALETLLVHREAASAFLPRVGAALASAGVEVRGCPETCRLIPGAVPVRKEDWGTEFLDLILAVRVVGSLEEAVDHIETYGSLHTEAIVTRDYGNAQRFLDEVNSSVVAVNASTRFSDGQQLGLGAEIGISTTKIHSFGPMGAEDLTTTKFIVYGQGQVRD